DNA from Nymphaea colorata isolate Beijing-Zhang1983 chromosome 4, ASM883128v2, whole genome shotgun sequence:
AGGAACCGGGCCGCCCAAATTAAGGCCATTTTTTTGTCTGGGTTCCCCGCTAGCTCTTCCGCATCGCTAGATGCCTTTATCCGTCTTTTTGGGCAACAATAGCGCACAGTCTTCCTGTTGTCCACTCATTAAGAATAACAGATAAGGGCATATCTCTATGAAAGCAGGTCTTGCTGGGCAATAATACAAAAGTAAGCGGTCACTTTTTCGAGTTATTTTCTGgttgatattatatatatatatatatattccgcAAATGTAAAACAATTCCCTTTGAACAGAAGTTAACTCTTGATTAAATGTTTGTTGTTGAACATCTAATCAAAAGATAAAGAGAACTGTTCCAATCTTATGTTGTTAGGACATATTTTTATGCTTTAAAgcatattaatataatatataccAGCCTTGTTAGGGCGAAggataaattaatttttcagataaaaaatttatccgatttctttgaaaaaagaacttattattatttattacataaaaaatttatccgaattcttttgaaaaaagaacTTACTATTATTTATTACATACAAAAATTTATCCTATCACTCAGAGCGAGTAATTCCCTTCGACCACACTCGTCAGCCCTTCAGCATCTTTGGCCCTCCACCACTTGATGATCGGCGGCCATTAGCGGAGCCCTGCTGGAGACGTCATGGGTAACAGTCCGGACGAGTCTCGCCGTTCCGAAAGCGACCGAGGCGAGGCATCAATGGTGGCCTGAGATGACGCCAAAAGAGCCGAGCCATTGACGGTGGAccatttccttatttttgtcCCAACAGACGAGGGGCAAAAGCAATTCCGAACTtccagcgagagagagggatgggCAGCGGCATGGAGATGATAGTGATCCCGTTTcacggccaagggcacgtcttcCCCTGCGCGCAGCTCTCCCTTCAGCTCGCCACCCGCGGCATCCTCGTCACCGTCGCGTCCCCATCCgagctctcttcctccatctcGGCCGCGTGTGACCACCCTCTTGTCCGCATAGTGCTTCTCAGTCTCCCCCCCAACCCACCGGATGCCCCGCGCCATCAAACCCTGTTCCGCTCGCGCCTCATGGCCGAGCCCTTTGCAGAACTCCTCTCCCAGAGGGCCGGCCCCGACCCATCTGGCCCACCTCGGCCCGCCTGCGTTATCTTCGACGCCCACTGCGGCTGGGCCGTCGAGGTCTGCGAGCGGTACTCAATACCCACAGCCGCTTTCTTCACCAACGGCACTTGCGCTTGCACACTGGAGTACATCGGCTACCACTCGCCGCTGGAGACGATGAACCCCGACGATCCCGTCCACTTCGACGGCCTGCCGGAATCCCTCCAGATAACGTACGCCGATCTGTCTAACCAGCGGCCTTCGATCGTCGGAACCGGTGGTCCCAGATCTCGGGGCCTTCCTCCATGGATGCCGGAGGTAGATGGAGCGACGGTGTTCCTCTTCAACAGCTGCGACGAGCTGGAGGGTCCCTTCATCGACTGCATGGCCAGGGAGGCCCGGAAGAAGGCCTTCGGGATTGGCCCGCTCCTGCCGCCCCAAATCTGGGAAACAGCTGGCGCTCCTCTCCGCGACGGCGCGGTCAGAGCCAGGAAGAGCTCCAGCATCAGCGAGGAGGAAGTGGAGACATGGCTCGACCGCAAGGCCCCCCACTCCGTCATCTTCGTGTCCTTCGGCAGCGAGGTGAGCCCCAGTGCGTCGGAGCTCGCCGCGCTAGCCGCAGGGCTGGAGGAGTCACGACACCCGTTCATCTGGGTGATCCAAGAGCGGGTACAAATGGCTTCGGCCGGGGCCACCGCCGGCCGGCCGGAGCCCACAAAGGATCCCTGGCTTGGCGTGGTGCCGGAGGGCTTCGAGAAGCGGGTGGGGGAAAGAGGGCTCGTTATACGCGGCTGGGCTCCGCAGCTGCTGATACTGAGCCACCGGTCCACCGGCGGGTTCGTGTCCCACTGCGGATGGAACTCGACTCTCGAGTCACTCGCCTGCGGGGTGCCCATCCTCGCGTGGCCAGTCCGCGGCGACCAGAACCAGAACGCCATCCTGGTGGTGAACCACCTGAGGGTAGCCGTCAAGGTCCGCCCAGGGCGCGGCAGGGAGATGAGCAATGAGGACGTGGTGAAGGGAGTGGATCAACTGATAAGCGACGCCGAGGTCAGAAATCGGGCGGCCCAAATCAAGGCCATCTTCTCCTCCGGGCTGCCTGCTAGCTCATCTTCCGCACTTGATGCCTTCATCCATCTCTTCGTTGCAGAAAAGCCATAAAGAACTTCTCCGCTCTGCAACTTCAGTTTTCAGCCCCAATTCCTACCAAATAAACTTGATCCCTTTAACAGCTCGAGAATGGTGGTGAGTTTGTAGATTCTTCTGTAGTTGTTCTTCTTAATTCCAACTCAGTCCGGGTAAAAATTAGTGTGTTCAGATCAGGCACTGCACTCCACTGCACTTTTGGATTGCGTGGTTGTAGCGATCTGCCATTTGAATGGTGCTTGTGATGATAAAACCCTTCTGTTCTTGTAAAGTGTAATGCATTGGCAAATCAAGTGTCTGACTGAAGTCTGCGCATCATCTGGATCAACCCTCCGCCTGAAATCTATGCATTGGGACGCCGTTAAAAGAAGATCTATCCACAAAGAAGCAGAGCCTTCGTTCAAGCCTGTATCTATTTCTGTTCAATTTTCATGTAAATGATCCAAACGTCAGCATGTTTTCTAAGAACAAGGATAAGTTTATTCAGTAACATCACCGAACCGAGCCTATCTGGGTTTAATCAGGTTAATACAGTTCCTCGGTTAACTCGGGCACAGCTTGTTGGTCCAACTCGAACCTAAAGATCGGAACTGAGCCTAGTTCATATAAGTTCCTGGTTTAGTTGGGATCGAGTTTAAACAAGCTGAACTGGACACGAGCCTTCACACATGGGCTTTGCACACCCTTATAACGATGGGAGCATTATGTAGTATTACTACTAAACCTGCCCACTAAGTAAACTTAATAATTCAATTAGCTTGGCTATTTTTTTGCAAGGAGCCTAAGTTAACCTTATgatcataaaataaaacaaacgaGATTGGAGATATATGTTTCTTTGAATAAGATGTACGTGTTCAATGAATATGCCCCAAAATTCtgttagattcatgaaactatTGAACAAGTACCTCATAAAGGGGTAGATTCATTACCATTAGATATTGTTCCTAATACCAAACGGCTGTTTGCAAAAGTGATGATGTCCTAACAATTGTGGTCTCCAAATGTAAGGTCCAACCGTAGGATGTGATGTACATATTCAATATCTAGGCATGACCAATAAAGTGGAGATTGATGCATAATACTCCTATTTGGATCAAACTCTTTCACaagaatttaaatttcaaataaactCCAATCTATAATGCATAAATTAACCTATTATATGCCAACGAGTTGGTTataaatgaagtaaaaaaaaaaaaaaatcatatctgagTTTTAAATTGAAGAGGGCAAAAAGGCCACTTTTATTGTAAAAACTACAAGAGTTTATGTAGTTTTGGcaggtttttcttttcagtaACACATTTTTCACACTTACCAAAGAAAGGCTTACCTTAAGTAGGTGGGCTCTTGTAGTCAGAGCTTTGCCAGTTTGAGCTCGGCTTGAACTCGAGTTATGCTCCTTATAGCAGCTCGAGCTAAACTTGACTACATAAAATTGatcttgaactcgactcgtttaactcatttaactcgtttagtgttatctcgtgtaagcattagctcgtttaacttgtgtaagcatttaactcgtgtaacttgtgaaaatttgtttttgccctATAAGTTAAAACCTATGATTTGGTGAATCACTTttagcaatattatatagagtgcAGGTTTGAAAGTCGACTCaagtataaacgagtcaagttcctgtgactcgaactcgactcgtttatagtTTCAAGTATCTTTGTAAGTTTGAGCTCagcttgtttataaacgagttgagcacaagttgagtttttttgagtgagtttgagtcgagcccgagttggctcgactcattgcgCTGCCCTAGTTTCTAGTCAAGATATACTTGGGACGGAGTCTTATGTAAGTTGTAACAGACTAAATTAGATCGATCGAATGAAATTCGATCCAATAATACCTaacacataaataaataaataagtaaatgtatatacacacacgtcTTCACAATAGCAGTTACGTTAGCATGTAAATTGAATAAATTGCAGCACTCGCAACATGCATTGAATAAAGGAGAAACTAGAAGCTTGTAGCAACGGAACGAAAGGTCATGAGGAGGTTGGTATAGTATTTTTGTATCATATTCAACGTGGTAATGAAAACTCCTCTGACAAGGTGTTGGAGGGATCCACAAGACCCACTAAGTCGCAAAGAAATGAACAAAGTAGCAAGCCCGCAAAACAGGAGAAAGGGACATGAAACACAGGGACAAAATTTAGATCCTTTAAtggttttaatattttaaataaaaatataaacttcTTAATACATTACTTCTATGAAgactaatttaacataaaacGTCTTGcatttgagaaaatattaaCTCTTCACCATCAAAGTTTTCATGTTATAGAAGCTGTTCAGGCTTTgattattataaaaacattaacaaatataaaaaaaatgattaatttaacAAGCCTTAAGTCCATAAAGTTAAATTGTAAAACGCTCCAATCACAGTTCTTGGCTGCTATGTATGTAACTCCACCACCTAAATTTCCCCCGCGAACAAACTGTCAACCCATTTTCCACGGAGTTCGCTTAACCAGCAAGCTATCTCCTCACCCCACCTCCCTTTATTACTTCCATCGTTGATCAGTAATCACTCACACttcacgagagagagagagagagagaagaagaaggttgtagacgcagagagagagagagatgacgaGCAGCGGCGTGGAGATGATGCTTGTGCCGTTTCACGGCCAAGGCCACATCTTCCCTTGCACGCAGCTCTCCCTTCAGCTGGCTGCCCGAGGCGTCACGGTCACCGTCGTCGTGCCTTCGGAGGTTGCCCCTTCCATCTCCGCCGCCTGCAACCACCCGCTCGTCCGGATCGCTGAGCTCCCTTTGCCTCCCAACCCACCGGGTGCCCCGCCCCAGCACCAGTTCCTGCGCTCCCGTCTCATGGTGGAGCCCTTTGCGGAGCTCATCGCCCGGAGGGCCGCCCCCGGCTCCTCCGACCCTCCTCCGCCCATCTGCGTCGTGATCGATGCCCTCGTCGGCTGGGCCGTCGAGATATGCCAGCGGCACGGC
Protein-coding regions in this window:
- the LOC116252822 gene encoding UDP-glucosyl transferase 73B2-like, with product MGSGMEMIVIPFHGQGHVFPCAQLSLQLATRGILVTVASPSELSSSISAACDHPLVRIVLLSLPPNPPDAPRHQTLFRSRLMAEPFAELLSQRAGPDPSGPPRPACVIFDAHCGWAVEVCERYSIPTAAFFTNGTCACTLEYIGYHSPLETMNPDDPVHFDGLPESLQITYADLSNQRPSIVGTGGPRSRGLPPWMPEVDGATVFLFNSCDELEGPFIDCMAREARKKAFGIGPLLPPQIWETAGAPLRDGAVRARKSSSISEEEVETWLDRKAPHSVIFVSFGSEVSPSASELAALAAGLEESRHPFIWVIQERVQMASAGATAGRPEPTKDPWLGVVPEGFEKRVGERGLVIRGWAPQLLILSHRSTGGFVSHCGWNSTLESLACGVPILAWPVRGDQNQNAILVVNHLRVAVKVRPGRGREMSNEDVVKGVDQLISDAEVRNRAAQIKAIFSSGLPASSSSALDAFIHLFVAEKP